In Bacteroidota bacterium, the sequence CAGCACCTCGTGGGCACGGGCCTCCATCTCGTAGCCACCCAGCAGCTCAAAGCGGGTTTGCTTCTCGGCCAGGTCGTGCAGCAGTTCTTCGCTCTGGTCGTGCTCCAGCTGCTGTAGCAGGGCCTCTATCTCCTGCTCCAGGCGCAGGGGCTCTTCAAAGGCGCCCATGGCTACCTCCAGTATATTGGCTGTGGAGCTGAAGGACAGCAGATCCTGATTCAGGAAGCCCAGGCGTAGCTCGCCCGATCGGGTGATCTTGCCCTCCACGGGGGTGTACTCGCCTGTTATCAGCCGCAGCAGCGTACTCTTGCCGGTGCCATTCTTGCCCACCAGGCCTATGCGCTGCCCCTCGCTGATCTGCCAGTTTACATCGCTGTAGAGCACCCGCCCTGCGAAGTCAAAACTTACCTGCTGAAACGTTATCATCTGGCTACAAAGATAGCGCACCCACGGGGGATGCACAAAAAAGGGGAGAAACACCCAGGCCTCTCCCCTACACGGTGCCTCCACCGGCCTGTCTTCTCTGCCCTGGCACTAGCCCGGCGAGGGCAGTACACGTCAGCTGGTGTGCATGGGCACCTGGATGGCCAGCAGCTGGCTGTCTTCCAGGGCATTTACGGTTACGGTCTGTGTCTCCCACACGCCCAGGGCATCCCGCTTATCCAGCGTGTGCGCACCTATCTGCACCCTGCCGTGCAGCAGGAAGAAGTATACACCATTCTGGCTAGCCTGTAGTGGGTATGCCAGGCTTGTGTCGGCTTTCAGGTCGGCGCGGTGAAACCAGGCATCCTGGTGGATCATCAGGCCCGCTTTGCCGGCCGGTTCTACCAGGGTTTGCCAGGCATTTGCGCGGGCTGTGGGCTCAAAGCGGCACTGGTCGTAGCGGGGCTTTACGCCCTTTTGGCGCGGAAAAACCCATACTTGCAGGAAGTTTACCTCTTCCGTCTTGCTGGGGTTGTACTCCGAGTGCTGGATACCGGTGCCAGCACTCATTACCTGAACATCGCCTGTATGAATCACCGAGCCGGTGCCCAGGGTGTCCTTATGCTCCAGGGCACCCCGTAGGGGGATAGAGATAATCTCCATATCCTCGTGGGGGTGGGTGCCAAAACCGGCCCCGCCCGCCACCACGTCATCATTCAGCACCCGCAGTGCGCCGAAGTGCACCCGATCGGGGTTGTAGTAGCCTGCAAAGCTGAAGCTGTGGTAGCTGTCCAGCCAGCCATGGTTGGCATGCCCGCGGCTATTGGCCGCATGAAAGACTGTTTTCATAATGAGGAAAAATCAATGTTCGTACATCAAAACCCCAAAACCTGAATCCTGGTTCCCGTATGATGGCCGTGGGTGCATGCGCCCCGGGCCTAGAATTTGAGGGGCTGGTGTGGAATGTTCCAGCGCAGGCTCAGGGTGGCCCAGGTGGTTCGGTCTGGCGGCGGGCCGGGCACGTCCTGGGCGCGTACAAAGAGTTCGGCATCTACGAATGCGTTTAGCCACCATATCTGGTAGCTTACGCGGCCCTGCACCTGCAGCTGGCGGTAGCGCAGGCCCTGGCCAATGGTGTTTCCGAAGTCATTGGGCTGGGTGCCATTGGCACGAAAGATATCGGCCCCCAGGTTCTGCCCGTTCTGATCCAGGCCCTGATCCAGCCACACTACGGTAGCCTGCACAAAAAAGCGCGGCAGGGGCTGGTAGCGCAGGATGCCGGTAAACTCTCGGAAGTTGGCACCCTGTGGGTGTGCCAGGGGCTGATTGTAGTGTGCGTAGTTGGCGCTGATATTGTAATGCGCGTAGGTGTAGGGGCGGGCCGTGTTGGCCTCCAATTGCATATCCAGGGTTTCTATCCCCAGCACGTCTATATACTTTAGCCCACCCTGTAGGCCGAACTTGTTTCCCCAATAGCCCGAGCCGTTGGCGCGCTGGGCAAAGTTGTAGTCGTCTATCATCAGCTGGCCATACAGCTGCAGGCGTCGCAGCACGTTTACCTTGCCCGTCAGGCCCAGGGTGCTGTTATCGGGGCTACCCACGTACTGCTCTATAGTGCGGTAGAAGATGAGCGGGTTCAGATACTGGATCTCAAATCCCCGGTTGCCATTGGGCAGCACAGGGGCATAGATGACAGACTCGAATATCCCGATGCTCCATTTCTTGTTTGGCCGGAAGGCCAAGTGGTGAAACACCCCATACTTGCGCGGCTGTGCGCCTATGGCGTCCGGCTTGTTGGGGATGAGGTCGATCATCTGGGTGAAGTGGTTCATGTACTCCAGCTTCCAGATGCGGGTGTGGAAGTTGAGCATGTAGTAGTCGGTGGCGTGGTCGCTGAGCAGCATGCTCTGGTAGCCATCGCCCCAGTGCACACGGTCTCGTCCCAGCTTGATGCGCACGGGCTTTACGGGGCTATAGGTCAGGTAGCCCTTGGCACTCAGATAGTCGTAGCCATCTGTCCGAAAAGTTTTGTAGAACCCCTCGCCGGGTATGGCCGATCGGGCACGCACGCGCTCCTGAAAAAAGACCGGAGGCCCTACCTGGTTATCCAGCACCTCGGTATACACACCCACCTTGCCAAACAGGCTGGCCCTCAGGCTGGCCCCTCGGCTATTGCGGTACACCGTTCGGCTGGACTCGGTGCCCAGGTCGGTCTGCTCCAGGCCGTAGCCGCCATACACCACGGGGTTTATAAACACCTTGGCGTTGAAGGGTCCGCCCTTGCGGGCGCGCTTCAGGCCTCGCTCGTCCAGGTAGATGCTGTCTGGCCCCTTGTACACCTGCCAGCTTATCAGGTCGCGGTGGTTGGTGAAGAAGGTGTAGCCCAGCCCCTCGCCTCCGTTTTCGCGGGCATAGTCATCGTCTACCAGTATGCGGCTCCGGTGCTGCCAGCTGAGTGCCCGCCTGCGCAGCCCGGTCTGGTCGGCCTGCCGCAGCCATTCAGTCACGACCTCCCGGCCATAGGGCTTCAGCGTGCTGGGGATAGCCTCGGGCAGGCGGCCCTGTATGTCATATCGGTCTATCAGGTGATAGACCTCGTCATTCAGCGGCAGATCCCCGTCTTGTGCAATACCCCGTGTGATACAGAGCGTAGGTATAAGTGCCAGCAGCAGGTAGCGTATGGGGCCCGACATGGCCGCAAAACTACTGAAAATAGAGACTTCGTGTACCGGAGCAAACCGGATGAAACCTGTACAGTGTTATGTTTGTGAATCTGATTCCAGGCAACCCATGCTTAACCTTATTAAACCCAGGCTGCATCGCTTTGACGCGCTGAGCAGCCTGCCCGAACTGAAGAGAGAGAGATCGGCTCTCGGCTAGATGCGTACAGCATCCTTTCCGATACCTGCGCCATCGAGCGTGTGAATCTGGCCTTTGGCATTATGACCGGCTATCTGCCCGACGAGCTGGACGGGCTGGCCTGGCAGGCGCTGCTAGACCCGGATGAGGTAGAACGCTTTGAGCAGCAGTGGCTACTGCTACGGCTAACGGGTGACTTGGCAGAGAGCAAGTGGCTGCTCCGGCGCAAGGATGATGCGGCTATTCCGGTCATTCTCACCGCGCAAAAATTATTGCTCTCCGATCAAGCCTACCTGATCCTGCTGGCTGAAGAGCTGGGAGAGGAGCACCCCCTGGATTTTGCCATTCTGTAGCCCGGCATGGCCCGGGTGCCTGTGCGGGCATAAAGGCTGCCGCGTATGAACACCCGTTTGCAGAACGCGTGCCGGACCATGGGCTACCAGGGCTGGTACGCAGGGTCTCTACCATCCGGCGTCGTGCGGGCTACGTCCTTGCGAGCCTGGTGAAAGTACTGGATTTTTTCCTTTGCCAGGCGCTGCATCATGGCTTCTATGTCATCCAGGCTCTGCGACTCGTAGGTGGCGCGTTTCCCGTTACCCTCGGTGGGCAGGGTTTGTGGCTGGGGGCTATCCGGCACCTCGGTGGCTGGCGGCGGTGGCGGGCTGGGCGGTGGCGGGTAGCGCCTTAGTAGCAGCTCCAGGTTGTATCGGGCCAGGTCATTATCGGGGTCCAGGCTTAGCGCCCGTATCAGTTGGTTTTTGGCGGCGCGTACGGCGGCCTCGTCGGGCTTAGCATCCTGCTGTAGTTGGGCCCACGCCTGGTTGTTGTGTACGGTAGCGCGGGCCGGGCCGGGCAGGCGCGCGTACAGGCGTGCGTAGCCACTTTCGGCCTGCGCATAGGCTCCGCTTTTCAGCAGCTTCTGGGCCCGGTTGAACTGCCGGGCCAGCTCGTCCTGCTGGGTGCCCACCTGTGCCGTACACAGCAGGTAGCAGCAGGCCAGGCCGAATAGGCGGCTGTAGGATAAAGGGGTGCGACACTGGCTACTCATGTACGCTTCGCTTGGGTACCGCCAGGAAAGATAGCAAAAAGCAGACAACGGCCAGTAGCAACGGATACTGATAGGCCGAAGCCACTGCCAGCCGCCCCGGGGGGTAGTAGCGGGGGGTAGCCAGCACCTCTTGGGCCAGGGCCTGCGCCAGGCTACTATCCCGCTGGCCCTGTAGCCGGTATACCTGCTGGCCAAAGCGCGCTGCCAGGCTGTCCAGCCTTAGCCTATCCGGGCGGCTGATGGCCGGGCTGCCATCTGCCAGCAGGTAGTAGCCAGTGCCATCTGGCCTGGGTACGGGCCCGCCGACCTCGGTGCCTACCAGTACGGGGATGAGCTTTACCCCCATGCCCGCTAGCCGCAATAGCCAGCTCTCATAGCTGGGCTCGCGGCTTTCGGCATCGGTAAACAGCAGCAGCACCCGGCCGCCATATTGCTGCTGGGCAGTGTCCAGGTTCAGGTAGTGGGCATAGGCCTGCCGCAGGGCATAGCGCAGCTGGGTGCGTCCGCTGGAAAACTGGCGGCTGTCCAGGTCCCTCAGGTGTAGCTCAAAGGCATCCAGATCTCGGGTAAAGGGCACATAGGTATAGGGGAAATCAGCAAAGCCAATGAGCCCGAGTTGTTGCCCCTCCAGCTGCCGGGCCACTTGCCACATCAGCTGCCGGGTGGCAGCCAGCCGGCTGGGCTGCAGGTCTTGCACCTCCATGCTCTGGCTGGCATCCAGGGCCATCATCACCTGTAGGGGGGCGGGTTGGCTGGCCGCTGGCTTGGACAGCTGCGGGTCCATCAGGGCCAGTACCGCACAGGCATAGGCCAGGAGTAGCAGCCCGTGCCGCACCCGGGCTAGCCGGAGCACCCGCGGATACAGGCTATAGTAGTGCTGCACCTGCTGCAGCCGCCTGTACTGCCAGCGGTAGGCCAGGAAAAGTAGTGGCAGGCCTGCAAAGGCCCAGGCCGCATGTAGCTGTCCCCACTGCATGGCTGTATCCTAGGGGGCTTGTGGGCTTGGTATGGGTTGAAAGGCGATAACCTCCTCATACTGGGGGGCTACCAGCCAGCTACCATCCTTTTTCAGCAGGCCCCACAGGCCATTCTCCTGTGCCGGGGCTATGCCGCCAGAAAAATTGCGTACTGCCTCAAACTTGAGGGGCACAATAGGCCGCCCATCCAGGTCTATATAGCCCCATTTGCCACGCAGCTTTACGGCCGCTACTGCCTCGGAGTAGTCCAGCACCTGGTCAAAGGCGGCGGGCACTGCTTCGGCCCCCTCCACCGATAGGTAGCCCCAGCTGCCATGCTGCTGGTAGCGTATGCGGCCCTCCACGGGCCACCCACAGTGCTGGTAGCGCAGGCTCCTCAGCCGGTGGCCCTGTGGGTCCATCAGGTGCCAGCCATCTGTGGCCTGCACCACCGTGACGGCCTGGACAAAAGGGGCTGTGCGCCGCAGATCCAGTGGAATGCGCACGGTGCCCGCCGTATCCAGGTAGCCCCACTGCCCGTCCTGGGCTACTTCGGCCAGGCCGCTGTGGTGGGGGTAGGCCTCGTCATACAGCGGCTGGATGGCCCAGCTGCCATCTGGGCGGATAAAGCCCAGTTTGCCATCCAGGCTTACCAGGGCTAGCCCCTGCCGAAAGGGATAGGCATAGCGATAACTTGGCTGGATGATCCAGAATCCGGCGGTGTCTATGTAGCCCCATAGCTGATTTAGCCTGGCGGGTGCCAGCCCGGCGGCAAAGTCGCCCACCTCCTCATAGCGGGGCTTTATCCTGGGCTGCCCCTGGTAGTCCAGGTAGCCCCATTCCTGCCCTAGCTTGATAGCCACCAGCCCGCCCGAGGGGCTGCGTGC encodes:
- a CDS encoding PAS domain-containing protein, which gives rise to MNLAFGIMTGYLPDELDGLAWQALLDPDEVERFEQQWLLLRLTGDLAESKWLLRRKDDAAIPVILTAQKLLLSDQAYLILLAEELGEEHPLDFAIL
- a CDS encoding VWA domain-containing protein translates to MQWGQLHAAWAFAGLPLLFLAYRWQYRRLQQVQHYYSLYPRVLRLARVRHGLLLLAYACAVLALMDPQLSKPAASQPAPLQVMMALDASQSMEVQDLQPSRLAATRQLMWQVARQLEGQQLGLIGFADFPYTYVPFTRDLDAFELHLRDLDSRQFSSGRTQLRYALRQAYAHYLNLDTAQQQYGGRVLLLFTDAESREPSYESWLLRLAGMGVKLIPVLVGTEVGGPVPRPDGTGYYLLADGSPAISRPDRLRLDSLAARFGQQVYRLQGQRDSSLAQALAQEVLATPRYYPPGRLAVASAYQYPLLLAVVCFLLSFLAVPKRSVHE
- a CDS encoding pirin family protein; this translates as MKTVFHAANSRGHANHGWLDSYHSFSFAGYYNPDRVHFGALRVLNDDVVAGGAGFGTHPHEDMEIISIPLRGALEHKDTLGTGSVIHTGDVQVMSAGTGIQHSEYNPSKTEEVNFLQVWVFPRQKGVKPRYDQCRFEPTARANAWQTLVEPAGKAGLMIHQDAWFHRADLKADTSLAYPLQASQNGVYFFLLHGRVQIGAHTLDKRDALGVWETQTVTVNALEDSQLLAIQVPMHTS
- a CDS encoding WG repeat-containing protein, with the translated sequence MERYSFLDSALHWAKSYLWVCLLGLLLPATSAAQPARIYRGAARQQGHYALLRESGQPITPFRYERIGLFGDGLVPAMRQGKWGYLDSTGQEVIPFYYDAARSPSGGLVAIKLGQEWGYLDYQGQPRIKPRYEEVGDFAAGLAPARLNQLWGYIDTAGFWIIQPSYRYAYPFRQGLALVSLDGKLGFIRPDGSWAIQPLYDEAYPHHSGLAEVAQDGQWGYLDTAGTVRIPLDLRRTAPFVQAVTVVQATDGWHLMDPQGHRLRSLRYQHCGWPVEGRIRYQQHGSWGYLSVEGAEAVPAAFDQVLDYSEAVAAVKLRGKWGYIDLDGRPIVPLKFEAVRNFSGGIAPAQENGLWGLLKKDGSWLVAPQYEEVIAFQPIPSPQAP